From the genome of Uranotaenia lowii strain MFRU-FL chromosome 1, ASM2978415v1, whole genome shotgun sequence, one region includes:
- the LOC129756465 gene encoding prenylated Rab acceptor protein 1, whose product MEESDVHIDVSGNMEPPKQESKSGFNISTFANLARIPSLWDLLRSTRQNVRPWTEFLQTSNFKTVANVPRLTNRIVRNLAYFQSNYLFVFLGLIVYCLLTSPMILIVLGAVLYACYKIKQANVPVAFFSRQLNTNQQCVAVNVAAIPLLYLAGAGAAMFWVLGASFFVISLHAAFYNIDAIVTEDTESFLTETV is encoded by the exons ATGGAGGAGTCCGACGTTCACATCGATGTGAGTGGAAATATGGAGCCACCGAAGCAGGAATCCAAGTCTGGGTTCAACATATCCAC ATTTGCCAACTTAGCTCGCATCCCGAGTCTGTGGGACCTGTTGCGCTCGACCCGACAGAACGTACGGCCGTGGACCGAGTTTTTGCAAACTTCCAATTTCAAAACCGTGGCCAACGTCCCGAGGCTTACGAATAGAATTGTGAGAAATCTGGCCTACTTCCAGAGCAATTATCTTTTCGTATTTCTGGGCCTAATTGTCTATTGTTT aCTGACATCACCGATGATTCTGATCGTACTGGGAGCTGTTCTATATGCATGTtataaaatcaaacaagccaATGTTCCCGTGGCATTCTTTTCGCGTCAGCTGAATACCAATCAACAGTGTGTGGCCGTTAACGTGGCAGCGATTCCTCTGCTTTACCTGGCCGGAGCGGGTGCAGCAATGTTCTGGGTTCTGGGTGCTTCCTTTTTCGTCATCTCACTACATGCGGCTTTCTATAATATTGACGCAATCGTAACCGAGGACACCGAATCTTTTTTAACCGAGACAGTCTAA